CATATTTCTTTCTATCAGAAAATCTCCCCAACATGTCATAAAGCACTCCAAAGGTGCCAGAAATATCACCCGCGTCGATCTGGTCAAAAATACGAGAAGTAGTAGAGACAAGTCGAGCATTTCTGCTGAGTAAAATATGGCCAAGCAAGTCTTCATTTAACGTGGGAACAAAATTGAGAACAAGGTCATATCCATTCCCCGCCACTGAGTTAATTTTTATGAGGTAATCATCTTCATTTGAGTCAACGACAATGTTTGTCCCCAAAGATTCCACAAATGTGGCTGCATGAGATCGACATGTCCCCACCACGACCGAATCTTTTGAAAGAATTCCTTTCAGATACTAATCAACTTAATAAACGAGTAGAAACTATAACAGCAAAGGAACCAAGTCCTCCTGATGCCCCAAGAACAAGACAGCGAAGAGATCGGCCTTCTATATTCTTCACTCCAGCCTGATTTAAGCTGGCTAGGAGCGTATTGGCCACAAATGGAAGTGCTGCTGCCTCGACGTGACTCAAGCAAactggttgggaagaaagctatCAAATCAGATCTTATGAGAACTTTATCTTCGCTAACTCTTACTATTGTGCTGTGAGTTCCCTGGCGTTGGAATATTCCTAAAGATCCCCACACGTCATCTCCAACTGAAAATTTATTACAGCCCTGGCCAGTGTCTATCACTACTCCACTAAAGTCTCTTCCAGGGACAAAAGGAAATTCTTTTTCCGGAAATATTCGACCAATTGATTTGAGTCGACTAATTTTGGGCAGAACTGATCTTCCATATCCCTCTATTTTGTTGAGTTTGGAATTTAAACCAATCATCATTAGGTCGATGGGGTTCACACTGGCAGCTTTTATTCTTACAATTACGTCGTCCATTCGTGTGATCGGAGGAATTTCTGTTTCACGCAATTTTAATGATTCAAATCCACCATATTCAGTTACGGACCATGATTTGTGAGAATTGTTCCTTTTTGTAAATTTGAGTAGATAAGTAATATTCCTTTTACAAACGGCCAACATagtttttattgaatatttaaaataaataatattcgagaacgtaattttaattaattgaggttaatatttaaataaaatctatAATTATTATCAACTGTTTCGATAGTTCTCAATCTTTAATAGCCAAAAAAGTTCCTTGTCGAGATCACTATTCTGCCACTGATATCTCTTACTTCAcgtcttttttctttcagtttctttctgtaATGAGCAAAATTGTTCTTGCATCGAATTTGGCCTTTTAACTATTCGTCTTGGGACAAAAAGTTTCTTTCCTTCGAGAATTGTTAAAATAGTACATGACACGATAAAGTTAACGATGTTAAAACTGGTCAGAGCATAGTCAACTTAATTTGTGAAACTTGTCGAGTCAGCGTTGTTGTATTCAAAATAAGCTGTCAATTTGTCTGGACGAGAGGATATGTTGTCGAAATCCAATATTACAAAATTGGATTAAATATCTagctaattttgaattttttaaatatttatttcaaatttattaatcTAATCATCACGCTTGTTATTATTTGTCTTGCCAGTTTATCCTGCACTGAATGCGATTTTAGTGTTTAGAAATACTGGATACATTATTTCTCTTAATATATAAGAagaaacatttcaaaatgtaGGTTTTTATTAATTCcagaatattttattgtttgagCTCTTTTCAAAAAGCGTAATATCCTCCTATGAATTTGGAGGTTTTTTGAGATAATCATTGAATTGCTGCATTCTTTTTGGCTATATCTTGCGATCTCTTTGATGCTTGCCTATCTAGTCTCTCTCTGACATTTAGTTTGAGACGTGCGTTGGACTGCACATTCTCGAGGGCGGAGGGTTCAACACAGCCAGAGAAGAGTAGGAAAGGTGTGTGAAGTGCCCCTTTGGTACACTCTGAAGGCTCAGTATTTTGTTAAGcaattaaataatgtattttcatttaataCAGAGGGTTAGTGTTCAAAGTTCGGCCGTCTCTAAAAATCTCGAACTTTGTTGGATATTTACTTATTGTTACCCCATATCACCGagttatagagaaaaaaaagtcTTAGCTAATCAAGTGATCCCAAACCATGGAAATGGAGGTTTTGTCCGACGTGGACGAGAGTCCTGGATGGCTCTCCAAAAAGGGCATTTCGATAGCTCAAAACAGGGACGATTTTTGACGTAGTTAAACAAAGATTCGTATAGGGGACTCACAGGAATAAAGGTTGTCCTCCCCATTTTTTGTTGCCTTTTGATGAAAACTGCCTAAAGGGTGTTGGATAAGAGGTTCCGGTCAAATAATCTTTTGCGGCTTCATAAATGGTGGATAATTTCATTAGGGAGGAGCGGGAGATGGCCATCGACCACGATTCGCTTGCGTAGGTTAGATTCCGTTGTATGAATTGATGATATACTGTTGATAGGGCTTTAGTGTTCTTACTGAAGGGTTTTGAAATCATTGTTAAATATAgacatgttttttaatttttattattcttatgttttcaatcctttaattttatttaagttaAATGACAGTGTTTTTAAGTATTTGCCATTTGGGCTGCGTATAATATTCCATATACACGAATGCCGCATTTCTGCAAATTTAATGATTAATTTTTTGTTGTAATCGTTTTTAACgcagtattaatttttttctctttattacagTATCTTAAATCAACGGCATTGTACCTTCTTAGTTATTATAAAGAGCATTTTTAtggtatatttaaaatttttgataaCCTGGAAAATGAACATATTTTAGGAATTTGATTTGGTTAAATTAAAAGATGAACAAAATTCCTCAATTCTAAAAGTGGAATTTGATGACATTCTATCTGATTTTGAATCTTTATTTTTAAcgattaaatttatttcaaatcaaaagagaaatagtcattggcagatagccagagtattgcctctgactattgctatagatattctttcgattaaataccggtgctcacacgggtcgccggtaaccctttcgattaatgaggcaatacgctggagtagggtccgagtagaaggcccctgtattcctgacgtctcaacagccagggggacaaacactctccCATTCCCAATTCCAGCGTATTTCTCAGCTTTTCTTTTCTCAGTCCGTTCAGACGGGGCTCCAGGATTCTCGATGCATAATTTGATATTCTGATTAGAAAAGGAGTTCACACACGTGACGTCCCAAACCAGACACTTTCCCCTCTGGAATGGAAATGTAGTCATCCCATCGGGTCTTCTGCCGTCCTCTACGAAAATCCCTGCAGGTTCCAATTGTGTGTGGAATCCCGCAGTTCGAAGAAATCGACAGATGATCtttatttaaaaactattttaattcATGAAACATTTATGTTGAATGCTTAAAAAACTGATCAGCTGCAGATAAGAATGATGGGTTTTACAGGTCAATGGTAAAAAATATTAGATCAGAGTTTGATCATTAGAAATTAAAGCATgttgaaaatatacagaaaaaaattattcgaAAATTCCCGAATTAAATGGGACTATTCAGAACTTCAACTAATTTTCGAAAAATGATCTCACAAACGGAAAATTTATTGCTTTATATGAAACCCAAATGATATGACGCAACATTGTCTAATTTTATCCAGCGATACAAGAAGACAGGCACAATCCATCGGAAACCAAGATCTGGAAAGCCAAAACTACTTAatggaaattatttgaaaaaattaataaagtattCCGAAAATAATCCAACAAAAACGTTAAGAGAGATCTCAGATGAAATTACGCAACtaacaaataaaacaatcttCTCATGAATATTTATAAGAAATCTTAACGAAAATGTTTTCGGTCGAAATCGACTTTTTAATCAAATTAAGAAAATCTTAGTATAACTTGAATTCTTTATCCCAATGAATTCAATCGACAAGCTATCAAAAATTTTGAATCGCGATGAACAAGCATGTACATCTAACCCGGTTCTAACCAGAATTAGTAAGCCTCCACTACGGCCAGTAGGTCTGTCGCTTCTTATAAAGATAAATCCTAAAAGCCAGGATATAGGCTGGGCGCGGGTTTTGTTTCTTGTAAGAGGCAGATATCAATTGAGTGCTTTTCCAGGAACATTTTCAGTTCAGTGATTTTCCCACTGGGTCCATTTATGTTTAGTAGTAAAATTCGAAGAGATTTCGTAAGTCCAGGAATGGATTCAACATCTCAAAAGAGGATCAGAAGTACCTTTGACAAGAGTGGAAAGTCGTAAGAAAGGGAATGCCGTCCAAAAAGAAACAATTGAACGTTATGAAGGTCTCATAAACCCCCaacattgatttttaattttatttaaacatcAAGGCCACGGTCGAGCCCGAACAAATAGTCACGTAATCCAAAAGCATTCTAGCAGTAACCCAATCCTCCCTCGGTAaacttcaaacgagcccacacaAAATCGCACCGGGCGGCTAGTCGGTTTCGCCGGAAAATTGGTCGGCAATCTAAAGTTCTGAATAATCAGATGCTACAGAGAAGCCGTTTTTATCATAAGAATAACGTTCGGTTAATCTATATGTCCTTAGTTGGGCCTCCTCGATTCTCCTCCTCTTGGTCCAAGATACCAGCAGACCCATGATACGAGGCGTAGGAGATGAACGGTTCAAAGTATTGGCAATAAATGTTTGCCAATAACGGGTGGGAACCGTTCCTCCATAATCCAGAtaaacttctcaccacttttgtttTCTGTTCACGTTTCCGAAGTGTGTTCTCTGAGTGTGGAGAAAAGTAAAGATGCATGTAGAGAGTCACTCCAAGGACCGTCTGTCTTCTGTTGAACGGCATGGCCACATTATTCAGCTTCAAAGCGAC
This genomic stretch from Octopus sinensis unplaced genomic scaffold, ASM634580v1 Contig18749, whole genome shotgun sequence harbors:
- the LOC115231677 gene encoding uncharacterized protein LOC115231677, with amino-acid sequence MLAVCKRNITYLLKFTKRNNSHKSWSVTEYGGFESLKLRETEIPPITRMDDVIVRIKAASVNPIDLMMIGLNSKLNKIEGYGRSVLPKISRLKSIGRIFPEKEFPFVPGRDFSGVVIDTGQGCNKFSVGDDVWGSLGIFQRQGTHSTIVRVSEDKVLIRSDLIAFFPTSLLESRRGSSTSICGQYAPSQLKSDLLGHILLSRNARLVSTTSRIFDQIDAGDISGTFGVLYDMLGRFSDRKKYVYGFYRPDVKVLDFVGRMVKQMIDSVFGMRDLPKAYHHLRNGGVKGKVVVDMT